From a single Brevinematales bacterium genomic region:
- a CDS encoding ATPase, T2SS/T4P/T4SS family, which translates to MALGDILVEMGVISPEELTSYLHKQKTTNKKLGEILVEEGKIDELKLYEILSLQFNIKFETSLELPTAEKAQILLSLLPIDFCKKKIVAPIDFRDDFIVVAIDNPSDFDLINEIRFITGKHVETRFATTSAIREYINDLQSLLSGKIVEKKEIFDKKNKNTQIKEDSKVISTVNNIIIEGINRKASDIHLEIYEDKVTLRYRIDGKLYKAEGPSLQIYPAVVSRIKIMSGLDISERRLPQDGAIKFEYMGKDIDIRVSVIPGIYGENVVLRILSKDVAIISDLSSIGMTLEEVKVFKEALLKPNGMILVTGPTGSGKTTTLYAGLNFLKKFDKKIITAEDPVEYQIEGIEQIQVNPDIGFTFANALRAFLRHDPDVIMVGEIRDTETAEIAIRAALTGHLVISTLHTNDASSSITRLIDMGIPTYLVSSTLNLVIAQRLVRKLCNNCKSEVSIKSVNLSDDIRNYFTPNEKIFQPVGCSKCNRTGFSGRIPIFEMLQINEEIKSAILKNLSSFELKQIARKNGMKTLRDSGMDKVKKGLTTLEEVLAVS; encoded by the coding sequence ATGGCACTAGGCGATATTTTAGTAGAAATGGGAGTAATATCCCCCGAGGAACTCACATCATACTTACACAAACAAAAAACTACCAATAAAAAACTTGGCGAAATTCTTGTAGAAGAAGGAAAAATTGATGAATTAAAGTTATACGAGATACTTTCTCTACAATTCAATATAAAATTCGAAACTTCACTAGAATTACCGACTGCTGAAAAAGCTCAAATACTACTTTCACTACTACCAATCGATTTTTGTAAGAAAAAGATAGTAGCTCCAATTGACTTTAGGGACGATTTTATAGTTGTAGCTATTGACAATCCATCAGACTTCGATCTTATAAACGAAATAAGGTTTATAACAGGAAAACATGTTGAAACTAGATTCGCTACAACTTCGGCAATAAGAGAATACATAAATGATCTTCAAAGTTTATTATCAGGCAAAATTGTTGAAAAAAAGGAAATTTTCGATAAAAAAAATAAAAATACTCAAATCAAAGAAGACTCAAAAGTTATATCAACGGTTAACAATATAATAATAGAAGGCATAAATCGCAAGGCAAGTGATATTCACCTAGAAATCTATGAAGATAAGGTTACTTTGAGATATAGGATAGATGGAAAACTATACAAAGCTGAGGGACCATCTTTACAAATTTATCCTGCTGTAGTTTCAAGAATAAAAATCATGTCGGGACTAGACATATCTGAAAGAAGGTTACCACAAGATGGAGCAATAAAGTTTGAATATATGGGAAAAGATATCGATATAAGAGTATCCGTAATTCCAGGAATATATGGCGAGAATGTGGTTTTAAGAATACTTTCAAAAGATGTTGCTATAATATCTGACTTATCTTCAATAGGCATGACACTCGAAGAAGTTAAAGTGTTCAAAGAAGCATTACTCAAGCCTAACGGAATGATACTTGTTACAGGACCTACAGGTAGTGGCAAAACTACCACACTTTACGCAGGACTCAATTTTCTAAAGAAGTTTGACAAAAAAATAATTACAGCAGAAGACCCTGTTGAATACCAAATAGAAGGTATTGAACAGATACAAGTAAATCCTGATATAGGATTTACATTTGCTAATGCATTAAGAGCATTCCTAAGACATGACCCAGATGTAATAATGGTAGGAGAAATAAGAGATACTGAAACAGCAGAAATTGCCATAAGAGCAGCACTTACAGGACACCTTGTAATATCGACTCTACACACAAATGATGCTTCATCCTCTATCACAAGGTTAATTGACATGGGAATTCCAACTTATCTTGTATCTTCAACACTAAACTTAGTGATTGCTCAAAGACTTGTAAGGAAACTATGTAATAACTGTAAATCAGAAGTAAGCATAAAGTCTGTTAACTTAAGTGACGATATCAGAAACTATTTCACGCCAAACGAAAAGATATTCCAACCTGTAGGATGCAGTAAATGTAATAGAACAGGCTTCAGTGGAAGAATACCAATATTTGAAATGCTTCAAATAAACGAAGAGATAAAAAGTGCAATACTAAAAAACTTATCTTCATTTGAACTCAAACAAATTGCTCGAAAAAACGGAATGAAAACTCTAAGAGATTCAGGTATGGATAAAGTAAAGAAAGGACTAACAACCTTAGAAGAAGTACTAGCAGTGAGTTAA